Proteins encoded within one genomic window of Streptomyces sp. NBC_01314:
- a CDS encoding acetyl-CoA C-acetyltransferase, whose protein sequence is MPEAVIVSAARSPIGRAFKGSLKDLRPDDLTATIVAAALAKVPELDPKDIDDLMLGCGLPGGEQGHNLGRIVAVQLGMDHLPGCTVTRYCSSSLQTSRMALHAIKAGEGDVFISAGVEVVSSTARGTSDIPTARNPLFAEAQARTETVSKSVGASWHDPREDGLLPDPYIAMGQTAENLARQWGVTRQDMDEFGVRSQNLAEEAIKKGFWEREITPVTLPDGTVVSKDDGPRAGVTLEAVQGLKPVFREDGLVTAGNCCPLNDGAAALVIMSDTKARELGLTPLARIVSTGVSGLSPEIMGYGPVAASKQALSRAGLTVDDIDLFEINEAFAAQVIPSYRDLDIPLDKLNVNGGAIAVGHPFGMTGARITGTLINSLQFHDKQFGLETMCVGGGQGMAMVIERLS, encoded by the coding sequence ATGCCCGAAGCCGTGATCGTCTCAGCCGCCCGCTCCCCCATCGGCCGCGCTTTCAAGGGCTCGCTGAAGGACCTGCGCCCCGACGACCTGACCGCCACGATCGTCGCGGCCGCCCTCGCGAAGGTCCCGGAGCTGGACCCGAAGGACATCGACGACCTGATGCTCGGCTGCGGCCTCCCCGGCGGCGAGCAGGGCCACAACCTGGGCCGTATCGTCGCCGTACAGCTGGGCATGGACCACCTGCCGGGCTGTACGGTCACCCGCTACTGCTCCTCCTCGCTCCAGACGTCCCGCATGGCCCTGCACGCCATCAAGGCCGGCGAGGGCGACGTCTTCATCTCGGCGGGTGTCGAGGTCGTCAGCAGCACCGCGCGCGGCACGAGTGACATCCCCACCGCCCGCAATCCCCTGTTCGCCGAGGCCCAGGCCCGCACGGAGACCGTCTCCAAGTCGGTGGGCGCCTCCTGGCACGACCCGCGCGAGGACGGCCTGCTCCCCGACCCGTACATCGCGATGGGCCAGACCGCCGAGAACCTGGCCCGCCAGTGGGGCGTGACCCGGCAGGACATGGACGAGTTCGGGGTCCGCTCGCAGAACCTCGCCGAGGAAGCCATCAAGAAGGGCTTCTGGGAGCGCGAGATCACCCCGGTGACCCTGCCCGACGGCACGGTCGTCAGCAAGGACGACGGCCCGCGCGCGGGTGTCACCCTGGAGGCCGTGCAGGGCCTGAAGCCGGTCTTCCGCGAGGACGGTCTGGTCACCGCAGGCAACTGCTGCCCGCTGAACGACGGCGCCGCCGCCCTCGTGATCATGTCGGACACGAAGGCCCGCGAACTGGGTCTGACCCCGCTCGCCCGGATCGTCTCGACGGGCGTCTCCGGCCTCTCCCCCGAGATCATGGGCTACGGCCCGGTGGCGGCGTCGAAGCAGGCCCTGTCCCGCGCGGGCCTCACCGTCGACGACATCGACCTGTTCGAGATCAACGAGGCCTTCGCCGCCCAGGTGATCCCCTCCTACCGCGACCTGGACATCCCGCTGGACAAGCTGAACGTGAACGGCGGCGCGATCGCCGTCGGCCACCCCTTCGGTATGACCGGCGCCCGCATCACGGGCACGCTCATCAACTCCCTCCAGTTCCACGACAAGCAGTTCGGCCTGGAGACGATGTGCGTCGGCGGCGGCCAGGGCATGGCGATGGTCATCGAGCGCCTCAGCTGA
- a CDS encoding Bax inhibitor-1/YccA family protein, which produces MRSSNPVFSRRGFSRDNGHAGFNTAPQAGGAAVGTQGSPYAQQAGNPYATNPYAQPDVQHGVPPQAPARTGAMTMDDVVMRSAMTLGTVVVGAILAWALLPVTPTSFGLAIGAALIAFVLAMVQSFKRKASPALILAYAAFEGVFLGVLSEMFNSQWSGAPFQAVLGTMAVSGATLLVYKAGWIRVTARYARIGMTIAIAFILVMAVNLLLVVFGLAPDGGLRSMGPLGAVVGILAILLGAFFLTLDFKQIEDGIAYGAPRDEAWLAAFGLTMTLVWIYVEMLRLVAIFSGDD; this is translated from the coding sequence ATGAGGAGCAGCAACCCGGTCTTCTCGCGACGGGGGTTCAGCCGCGACAACGGCCACGCGGGCTTCAACACCGCGCCGCAGGCCGGGGGAGCAGCTGTCGGCACTCAGGGCAGCCCCTACGCCCAGCAGGCCGGCAACCCGTACGCGACGAACCCGTATGCCCAGCCGGACGTGCAGCACGGCGTCCCGCCGCAGGCCCCGGCCCGCACGGGCGCCATGACCATGGACGACGTCGTCATGCGTTCGGCCATGACGCTCGGCACGGTCGTCGTCGGCGCGATCCTCGCGTGGGCCCTCCTACCGGTGACGCCCACCAGCTTCGGCCTGGCCATCGGCGCCGCGCTCATCGCCTTCGTCCTGGCGATGGTGCAGTCCTTCAAGCGCAAGGCCTCGCCCGCGCTGATCCTGGCGTACGCGGCCTTCGAGGGCGTCTTCCTCGGCGTACTCAGCGAGATGTTCAACTCTCAGTGGAGCGGCGCGCCCTTCCAGGCGGTGCTCGGCACCATGGCCGTCTCCGGCGCCACCCTCCTGGTCTACAAGGCGGGCTGGATCCGGGTCACCGCGCGGTACGCCCGTATCGGTATGACCATCGCGATCGCCTTCATCCTCGTCATGGCGGTGAACCTGCTCCTCGTCGTCTTCGGGCTCGCCCCGGACGGCGGACTGCGCAGCATGGGCCCGCTCGGCGCGGTCGTCGGCATCCTCGCGATCCTGCTCGGCGCGTTCTTCCTGACCCTCGACTTCAAGCAGATCGAGGACGGCATCGCCTACGGCGCCCCGCGCGACGAGGCCTGGCTGGCCGCCTTCGGCCTGACCATGACCCTCGTGTGGATCTACGTCGAGATGCTCCGCCTGGTCGCCATCTTCAGCGGCGACGACTAG
- a CDS encoding SGNH/GDSL hydrolase family protein produces MSSMSRARVARRIAAGAAYGGGGIGLVGAAAVGVLLAEVRMAKRVVGNGHSPRPPSAEGLYGRGYGSRYGGRAHSSYGPTYDAPDDPPLRLVMLGDSTAAGQGVHRARQTPGALIASGLAAVAERPVRLRNVALPGAQSDDLDRQVALILEDPAQVPDVCVIMIGANDVTHRMPPTRSVRHLSAAVRRLRTAGAEVVVGTCPDLGTIEPVQQPLRWLARRASRQLAAAQTIGTVEQGGRTVSLGDLLGPEFEQNPRELFGPDNYHPSAEGYATAAMALLPTVCATLGLWPAEEERPDVSRREGFLPVARAAAEAASEAGTEVTAAMPTGPRGPWALLKRRRRRRVPVSDPAPNTAAEAQPGA; encoded by the coding sequence ATGTCGAGCATGTCTAGGGCGAGGGTGGCCCGGCGCATCGCGGCGGGCGCGGCTTATGGCGGTGGCGGCATCGGACTGGTGGGTGCGGCCGCCGTCGGTGTGCTGCTGGCCGAGGTACGGATGGCCAAGCGGGTGGTGGGCAACGGACACAGCCCGCGCCCGCCGAGCGCGGAGGGCCTGTACGGCCGCGGGTACGGCAGCCGGTACGGCGGCCGTGCGCACAGCTCGTACGGCCCCACGTACGACGCCCCTGACGATCCCCCGCTCCGGCTCGTCATGCTCGGCGACTCCACGGCCGCCGGCCAGGGCGTCCACCGGGCCCGGCAGACGCCTGGCGCTCTCATCGCCTCGGGGCTCGCGGCGGTGGCCGAGCGCCCGGTGCGGCTGCGGAACGTCGCGCTGCCGGGCGCCCAGTCGGACGACCTCGACCGGCAGGTCGCGCTGATCCTGGAGGACCCGGCACAGGTCCCCGACGTCTGCGTGATCATGATCGGCGCGAACGACGTGACCCACCGGATGCCCCCGACCCGCTCGGTCCGCCACCTCTCGGCGGCCGTACGGCGCCTGCGGACCGCCGGGGCCGAGGTGGTGGTCGGCACCTGTCCCGACCTCGGCACGATCGAGCCCGTGCAGCAGCCGTTGCGCTGGCTCGCCCGCCGGGCCTCTCGGCAACTGGCGGCCGCCCAGACGATCGGAACGGTCGAACAGGGCGGCCGCACCGTGTCACTGGGCGACCTCCTCGGCCCCGAGTTCGAACAGAACCCCCGCGAGTTGTTCGGCCCCGACAACTACCACCCCTCCGCGGAGGGGTACGCGACCGCGGCGATGGCCCTGCTGCCGACGGTCTGCGCGACGCTGGGGCTCTGGCCGGCGGAGGAGGAGCGGCCGGATGTCAGCCGCCGCGAGGGTTTCCTGCCGGTGGCCCGCGCGGCCGCCGAGGCCGCGTCGGAGGCGGGCACGGAGGTGACGGCCGCGATGCCTACGGGGCCGCGTGGGCCCTGGGCTCTGCTCAAGCGTCGGCGCCGGCGGAGGGTGCCGGTGTCGGACCCGGCGCCGAACACTGCCGCTGAGGCGCAGCCGGGTGCCTAG
- a CDS encoding cystathionine beta-synthase, which translates to MQFHDSMISLVGNTPLLRLNSVTEGIQATVLAKVEYFNPGGSVKDRIALRMIEAAEKSGELLPGGTIVEPTSGNTGVGLAIVAQQKGYKCIFVCPDKVSTDKINVLRAYGAEVVVCPTAVAPEHPDSYYNVSDRLVRETPGAWKPDQYSNPHNPLSHYHSTGPELWEQTEGRITHFVAGVGTGGTISGTGRYLKDASDGRVQVVGADPEGSVYSGGSGRPYLVEGVGEDFWPTAYDRTVADEIVAVSDKDSFQMTRRLAKEEGLLVGGSCGMAVVAALKVAEPLGPDDVVVVLLPDSGRGYLSKIFNDEWMADYGFLEDDGPSARVADVLNDKEHGAIPSLVHMHPDETVGEAIEVLREYGVSQMPIVKPGAGHPDVMAAEVVGSVVERELLDALFTQRASLGDPLEKHMSAPLPQVGSGEPLGDLMSVLGTADAAIVLVEGKPTGVISRQDLLAFLAKGGVRQ; encoded by the coding sequence GTGCAATTCCACGACTCGATGATCAGCCTCGTCGGCAACACCCCGCTGCTGAGGCTCAACAGCGTGACCGAGGGCATCCAGGCGACCGTCCTGGCCAAGGTCGAATACTTCAATCCCGGCGGCTCCGTGAAGGACCGCATCGCGCTACGCATGATCGAGGCGGCGGAGAAGAGCGGCGAGCTGCTGCCCGGCGGCACGATCGTCGAGCCCACCAGCGGAAACACGGGCGTGGGGCTCGCCATCGTGGCGCAGCAGAAGGGGTACAAGTGCATCTTCGTGTGCCCCGACAAGGTGAGCACCGACAAGATCAACGTGCTCCGGGCCTACGGGGCCGAGGTCGTCGTCTGCCCCACAGCCGTCGCCCCCGAGCACCCCGACTCGTACTACAACGTCTCCGACCGGCTGGTCCGCGAGACGCCCGGTGCCTGGAAGCCCGACCAGTACTCCAACCCCCACAACCCGCTCTCCCACTACCACTCGACCGGCCCTGAGCTGTGGGAGCAGACGGAGGGGCGGATCACTCACTTCGTGGCGGGCGTGGGGACCGGCGGGACCATCTCCGGCACCGGCCGCTACCTGAAGGACGCCAGTGACGGCCGGGTCCAGGTCGTCGGCGCCGACCCCGAGGGGTCCGTGTACTCCGGCGGCTCCGGGCGGCCGTACCTCGTCGAGGGCGTCGGTGAGGACTTCTGGCCGACGGCCTACGACCGCACCGTCGCGGACGAGATCGTCGCCGTGTCCGACAAGGACTCCTTCCAGATGACCCGGCGCCTCGCCAAGGAGGAGGGCCTGCTCGTGGGCGGCTCCTGCGGCATGGCCGTCGTCGCCGCGCTGAAGGTCGCCGAGCCGCTCGGCCCGGACGACGTGGTCGTCGTCCTGCTGCCCGACAGCGGACGCGGCTACCTCAGTAAGATCTTCAACGACGAGTGGATGGCCGACTACGGCTTCCTGGAGGACGACGGGCCGAGCGCGCGCGTCGCCGACGTCCTCAACGACAAGGAGCACGGCGCCATCCCCTCCCTCGTCCACATGCACCCGGACGAGACGGTCGGCGAGGCGATCGAGGTGCTGCGGGAGTACGGCGTCTCGCAGATGCCGATCGTGAAGCCGGGCGCCGGGCACCCGGACGTCATGGCCGCCGAGGTGGTCGGGTCCGTCGTCGAACGGGAGCTGCTGGACGCCCTGTTCACCCAGCGTGCCTCGCTCGGCGACCCGCTGGAGAAGCACATGTCGGCGCCGTTGCCGCAGGTCGGTTCCGGTGAGCCGCTCGGTGACCTGATGTCCGTGCTCGGCACGGCGGACGCGGCGATCGTGCTGGTCGAGGGCAAGCCGACGGGTGTCATCAGCCGACAGGACCTGCTCGCGTTCCTCGCCAAGGGCGGGGTGAGGCAGTAG
- a CDS encoding oxidoreductase, with translation MTTNRPVALVTGASSGLGKATAQALAEAGFDVVGTSRKTSGSTSSGGVTFLALDVTSDDSVNSVVQQVIERFGRIDVLVNNAGLGIDGAAEEISVAQAQRVFDVNVFGLMRMTRAVLPHMRGRGRGRIINISSLGGFVGNPFMSVYIATKHAVEGYTESLDHEIREHGIRVLRVQPGPLNTPFDVNSVQADTPLPVYAHQRAIYDEVLQEGLRNGDDPAAIAKVVVAAATDRKPKLSYPAGSLAPRLKVLRRILPARIFDKSVRKFNRLTP, from the coding sequence ATGACAACAAATCGGCCGGTGGCGCTCGTGACGGGCGCGTCCTCAGGTCTCGGCAAGGCGACAGCGCAGGCACTCGCCGAGGCGGGGTTCGACGTGGTCGGGACGAGCCGGAAGACGTCGGGGAGCACTTCCAGCGGCGGTGTGACGTTCCTCGCCCTCGACGTGACCAGCGACGACTCGGTGAACAGCGTCGTTCAGCAGGTGATCGAGCGGTTCGGGCGGATCGACGTCCTGGTCAACAACGCCGGGCTCGGCATCGACGGCGCCGCCGAGGAAATCTCCGTCGCCCAGGCGCAGCGCGTGTTCGATGTGAACGTTTTCGGCCTCATGCGCATGACCAGGGCCGTCCTGCCGCACATGCGCGGCCGAGGCCGGGGACGCATCATCAACATCTCCTCCCTGGGCGGGTTCGTCGGCAACCCCTTCATGTCCGTCTACATCGCGACGAAGCACGCGGTCGAGGGCTATACCGAGTCCCTGGACCACGAGATCCGCGAGCACGGCATTCGGGTCCTGCGCGTCCAGCCCGGCCCCCTCAACACCCCGTTCGACGTGAATTCGGTGCAGGCCGACACCCCTCTGCCGGTATACGCCCACCAACGGGCCATCTACGACGAGGTACTACAGGAGGGGCTGAGGAACGGCGACGATCCCGCCGCCATCGCCAAGGTGGTCGTCGCGGCAGCGACCGACCGGAAGCCGAAACTGAGCTATCCCGCCGGCTCGCTCGCCCCACGCCTCAAAGTGCTGCGCCGCATCCTCCCCGCCCGGATCTTCGACAAGTCCGTGCGCAAGTTCAACCGACTGACCCCCTGA
- a CDS encoding class I SAM-dependent methyltransferase, whose translation MQDAASRLKNLFEQVSGAPLPVRLRAWDDSTAGPPDAPELVVRNRRALRRLLWKPGELGLARAWVAGDLGIDGDLYAVLDLVAEHVWERDEDARSLTQALRDPGFRAAARGLLKLAGPAVLVPPEPPREEVRSLHRHTRHTDRRAVSHHYDVGNDFYEIVLGPSMVYSCAYWAAPDSTTTLEAAQHDKLDLICRKLGLTPGTRLLDVGCGWGSMAVHAAREYGVHVVGVTLSLEQAAYARKRVAEEGLTDRVEIRVQDYRDVTDRPYDAISSVGMAEHVGADGYLAYAEDLYRLLAPGGRLLNHQIARRPQRDENTYSVDGFIDAYVFPDGELTPVGTTVTQLERAGFEVRDVESLREHYALTLRAWVTRLEARWAHAVALVGPGRARVWRLYMAASALGFERNRLGVNQVLAVRPPEGGASGLPLRARTWGA comes from the coding sequence ATGCAGGACGCCGCGTCGCGGCTGAAGAACCTGTTCGAGCAGGTGTCGGGAGCCCCGCTCCCGGTCCGGCTGCGGGCCTGGGACGATTCGACGGCGGGCCCGCCGGACGCCCCCGAGCTGGTGGTACGGAACCGCAGGGCCCTGCGCCGGCTGCTGTGGAAGCCGGGAGAACTGGGCCTGGCCCGCGCCTGGGTCGCCGGTGACCTCGGCATCGACGGGGACCTGTACGCCGTACTGGACCTGGTGGCCGAACATGTGTGGGAGCGGGACGAGGACGCCCGGAGCCTCACCCAGGCCCTGCGCGACCCCGGGTTCCGCGCGGCGGCCAGGGGTCTGCTGAAGCTGGCCGGCCCCGCCGTCCTCGTCCCGCCCGAACCGCCCCGCGAGGAGGTCCGCTCCCTCCACCGGCACACCAGGCACACCGACAGACGAGCCGTCAGCCACCACTACGACGTGGGCAACGACTTCTACGAGATCGTCCTCGGCCCGTCGATGGTGTACTCCTGCGCCTACTGGGCGGCCCCCGACTCCACCACCACCCTCGAAGCCGCACAGCACGACAAGCTCGACCTCATCTGCCGCAAACTCGGCCTGACCCCGGGCACGCGGCTCCTCGACGTCGGCTGCGGCTGGGGCTCCATGGCCGTGCACGCCGCCCGCGAGTACGGCGTGCACGTCGTCGGCGTCACCCTCTCCCTGGAGCAGGCCGCGTACGCCCGCAAACGCGTCGCCGAGGAGGGCCTCACCGACCGGGTCGAGATCCGCGTCCAGGACTACCGCGACGTCACCGACCGGCCCTACGACGCGATCTCGTCCGTCGGCATGGCCGAACACGTCGGCGCCGACGGGTATCTGGCGTACGCCGAGGACCTGTACCGGCTCCTCGCCCCCGGCGGACGGCTGCTCAACCACCAGATCGCACGGCGGCCGCAGCGCGACGAGAACACGTACTCCGTCGACGGCTTCATCGACGCGTACGTCTTCCCGGACGGCGAACTCACCCCCGTCGGCACCACCGTCACCCAGCTCGAACGGGCCGGGTTCGAGGTCCGTGACGTGGAGTCCCTCCGCGAGCACTACGCCCTCACCCTGCGCGCCTGGGTCACCCGTCTCGAAGCCCGCTGGGCCCACGCGGTCGCCCTCGTCGGCCCCGGCCGCGCGCGCGTCTGGCGCCTCTACATGGCCGCCTCCGCCCTGGGCTTCGAACGCAACCGCCTCGGCGTCAACCAGGTACTGGCCGTGCGGCCCCCGGAAGGGGGTGCGTCGGGGCTTCCGCTCAGGGCCCGGACCTGGGGGGCCTGA
- a CDS encoding DUF4287 domain-containing protein codes for MSQVFSEETHRNLLARIPHCTGREISDWLRKVDEGPALFNFEEKVSWLRHEYDLAYGHAKAIVHEYDLRRAARKLR; via the coding sequence ATGTCCCAAGTCTTCTCTGAGGAGACCCATCGCAACCTGCTCGCCCGTATCCCCCATTGCACCGGTCGTGAAATCTCCGACTGGCTCCGCAAAGTCGACGAAGGCCCCGCTCTCTTCAACTTCGAGGAGAAGGTCAGCTGGCTCCGGCACGAGTACGACCTCGCGTACGGCCACGCCAAAGCGATCGTTCACGAGTACGACCTGAGGAGGGCCGCGCGGAAGCTCCGCTGA
- a CDS encoding ABC transporter permease: protein MFRTALRNVLSHKARLLMTVLAVMLGVAFVSGTLVFTNTVSDALQRSSAKGFDHVDVSIGAGYRPDEGDSVTEQPKLTPELLKKVERAPGAASAIGVVSGFTALADKDGKLIGGGFQSQGGNLWGTDDPRYPVQDGGRAPKGANEVAIDSRTAERAGYEVGDTIRLSVDGPVLTPTVTGIFTTDDGNVAAGGSLALFDTATAQKLFHMEGEYDEIAVTAAAGTSQARLKTAIDKMLPEDSAYTTTGEQLADEQATQIAAEMSGLKNALLVFAGIALFVGIFIIANTFTMLVAQRTRELALLRAVGASRRQVTRSVLIEAFVVGMVAAVTGLAAGVGIGAGMRALIGALGETVPDGPLVVSPGTVATALLVGVLITMVAAWLPGRRAAKIPPVAAMSSVHAKATAKSLVVRNTIGALLAGAGVATVLYATTMDGSDGQAPMGVGAVLLIIGVFVLTPLLSRPLIAAAAPLLRVFGISGKLARQNSVRNPRRTAATASALMIGLTLITGMTVMAGSLQQSIARMAADAIKADYVVSMANGNFLSPDVEKKLSATEGVTAVSPLRNTESRIGGETEYLTGVNGSAIGKLTDLPVDNGTFKVGGADVVVDAETAERRGWKAGSEFTAGFQGGEKRKLTVAGVYESNELIRGILLDNATLAEHRAASADPADMMVMVKTSAGASDAAKDRLEKALGENPAIKVQSGQDLSDDIAKMFTLMLNMLYGLLAMAVIVAVLGVINTLAMSVFERSQEIGMLRAIGLDRRGIKRMVRLESLVISLFGGVLGIGLGVFFGWAAGELIASRMPTYELVIPWARMAVFILLAATVGILAALWPARRAAKLNMLTAIKSE from the coding sequence ATGTTCCGTACCGCCCTGCGCAACGTGCTCTCGCACAAGGCCAGGCTTCTCATGACCGTGCTCGCGGTGATGCTCGGCGTCGCCTTCGTGTCGGGCACGCTGGTCTTCACGAACACCGTCTCGGACGCGCTCCAGAGGAGTTCGGCCAAGGGCTTCGACCACGTGGACGTCTCGATCGGGGCGGGGTACCGCCCGGACGAGGGCGACAGCGTCACGGAGCAGCCGAAGCTGACGCCGGAGCTGCTGAAGAAGGTCGAGCGGGCGCCCGGCGCCGCGTCGGCGATCGGTGTGGTGAGCGGGTTCACCGCCCTCGCCGACAAGGACGGCAAGCTGATCGGCGGCGGCTTCCAGTCGCAGGGCGGGAACCTCTGGGGGACGGACGACCCCCGGTATCCGGTCCAGGACGGCGGCCGTGCGCCCAAGGGCGCGAACGAGGTCGCCATCGACTCGCGGACCGCCGAGCGCGCCGGGTACGAGGTGGGCGACACCATCCGCCTGTCCGTCGACGGGCCGGTCCTCACACCCACCGTCACCGGGATCTTCACGACGGACGACGGCAATGTCGCGGCCGGCGGCAGCCTCGCCCTGTTCGACACGGCGACCGCGCAGAAGCTCTTCCACATGGAGGGCGAGTACGACGAGATCGCCGTGACGGCGGCGGCCGGCACCAGCCAGGCCCGGCTCAAGACGGCCATCGACAAGATGCTCCCCGAGGACTCCGCCTACACCACCACCGGTGAGCAGCTCGCCGACGAGCAGGCCACACAGATCGCCGCCGAGATGAGCGGCCTGAAGAACGCGCTGCTGGTCTTCGCCGGGATCGCCCTGTTCGTGGGCATCTTCATCATCGCCAACACCTTCACGATGCTGGTGGCCCAGCGCACCAGGGAGCTGGCGCTGCTGCGCGCGGTCGGCGCCTCCCGCCGCCAGGTGACACGGTCCGTGCTCATCGAGGCGTTCGTGGTGGGCATGGTCGCCGCGGTCACCGGTCTCGCGGCCGGTGTCGGCATCGGCGCCGGGATGCGGGCCCTGATCGGTGCCCTCGGCGAGACCGTCCCCGACGGCCCGCTGGTGGTCTCCCCCGGCACGGTCGCCACCGCCCTGCTCGTCGGCGTGCTGATCACGATGGTGGCCGCCTGGCTGCCGGGCCGACGCGCGGCGAAGATCCCGCCTGTCGCCGCGATGAGCAGCGTCCACGCGAAGGCGACGGCCAAGTCGCTCGTCGTACGGAACACGATCGGCGCGCTGCTCGCGGGCGCGGGCGTGGCCACCGTCCTGTACGCCACCACCATGGACGGCTCGGACGGCCAGGCCCCGATGGGCGTCGGCGCGGTCCTCCTGATCATCGGCGTCTTCGTCCTCACACCCCTCCTCTCCCGTCCCCTGATCGCGGCCGCGGCGCCCCTCCTGCGCGTCTTCGGGATCTCCGGCAAGCTCGCGCGGCAGAACTCCGTACGCAATCCGCGCCGCACCGCCGCGACCGCCTCGGCGTTGATGATCGGTCTGACGCTGATCACCGGTATGACGGTGATGGCGGGCAGCCTGCAGCAGTCCATCGCCAGGATGGCCGCCGACGCGATCAAGGCGGACTACGTCGTCTCGATGGCCAACGGCAACTTCCTCTCCCCCGACGTGGAGAAGAAGCTCTCCGCCACCGAGGGCGTCACCGCCGTCTCGCCGCTGCGCAACACGGAGTCCCGCATCGGGGGCGAGACCGAGTACCTGACCGGGGTCAACGGCTCGGCGATCGGGAAGCTGACCGACCTCCCCGTCGACAACGGGACGTTCAAGGTGGGCGGCGCGGACGTCGTCGTGGACGCGGAGACCGCGGAGCGGCGCGGCTGGAAGGCCGGTTCGGAGTTCACCGCCGGGTTCCAGGGCGGCGAGAAGCGGAAGCTGACGGTCGCCGGGGTCTACGAGAGCAACGAACTGATCCGGGGCATCCTCCTGGACAACGCGACTCTGGCCGAGCACCGGGCGGCCTCCGCCGACCCGGCCGACATGATGGTCATGGTCAAGACCTCGGCCGGTGCCTCCGACGCCGCCAAGGACCGGCTGGAGAAGGCCCTCGGCGAGAACCCGGCGATCAAGGTCCAGAGCGGGCAGGACCTCTCCGACGACATCGCGAAGATGTTCACGCTGATGCTGAACATGCTGTACGGCCTGTTGGCCATGGCCGTGATCGTCGCCGTCCTCGGGGTCATCAACACCCTCGCCATGTCGGTCTTCGAGCGTTCGCAGGAGATCGGCATGCTCCGCGCGATCGGTCTCGACCGGCGGGGCATCAAGCGGATGGTCCGTCTGGAGTCCCTCGTCATCTCCCTGTTCGGCGGTGTCCTCGGCATCGGCCTCGGCGTCTTCTTCGGCTGGGCCGCCGGCGAACTCATCGCCAGCAGGATGCCGACGTACGAACTGGTCATCCCCTGGGCCCGGATGGCCGTCTTCATCCTCCTCGCCGCCACGGTCGGCATCCTGGCCGCGCTGTGGCCTGCCCGCCGTGCGGCGAAGCTCAACATGCTGACGGCGATCAAGTCGGAGTAG
- a CDS encoding ABC transporter ATP-binding protein encodes MTITPLADRATAVAARATELSKVYGQGETRVVALDQVSIDFRQAQFTAIMGPSGSGKSTLMHCVAGLDSFSAGSVRIGETELGSLKDKQLTKLRRDKIGFIFQAFNLLPTLTALENITLPMDIAGRKPDKQWLDTVIRMIGLADRLSHRPAQLSGGQQQRVAVARALASRPDIIFGDEPTGNLDSRAGAEVLGFLRNSVRELGQTVVMVTHDPVAAAYADRVVFLADGRLVDEIHEPTADSVLDRMKQFDTKGRTS; translated from the coding sequence GTGACCATCACTCCCCTCGCCGACCGGGCCACCGCCGTGGCCGCCCGCGCCACGGAACTGTCGAAGGTCTACGGACAGGGCGAGACCCGGGTGGTCGCGCTGGACCAGGTCTCCATCGACTTCCGGCAGGCTCAGTTCACCGCGATCATGGGCCCCTCGGGGTCCGGCAAGTCCACGCTGATGCACTGCGTGGCGGGCCTGGACAGCTTCTCGGCGGGCTCCGTCCGGATCGGCGAGACCGAGCTGGGCTCACTGAAGGACAAGCAGCTCACCAAGCTCCGCCGGGACAAGATCGGCTTCATCTTCCAGGCGTTCAACCTGCTGCCGACGCTGACGGCGCTGGAGAACATCACCCTGCCGATGGACATCGCGGGCCGCAAGCCGGACAAGCAGTGGCTGGACACCGTGATCCGGATGATCGGCCTGGCCGACCGGTTGAGCCACCGGCCCGCCCAGCTCTCCGGCGGCCAGCAGCAGCGCGTGGCCGTGGCGCGGGCGCTCGCCTCCCGGCCGGACATCATCTTCGGGGACGAGCCGACCGGAAACCTCGACTCGCGGGCCGGCGCCGAGGTGCTGGGCTTCCTGCGCAACTCCGTACGGGAGTTGGGGCAGACCGTGGTGATGGTGACGCACGACCCGGTGGCCGCGGCGTACGCGGACCGGGTCGTCTTCCTCGCCGACGGACGCCTCGTGGACGAGATCCACGAGCCGACGGCGGACTCCGTCCTGGACCGCATGAAGCAGTTCGACACCAAGGGCCGTACGAGCTAG